The Flavipsychrobacter sp. genome contains the following window.
TGCTAGTTCGGGTCTCGAAATAGAGATTCCCACTTTGGATGTAGGTAGCAATATTTTTAAATCCCATACTGCTAATGGTCTCCCTTAAGAGTTCCATTTTTATGATGCGGCTGCCGCTTACATTGATAGCTCTAAAAAATGCAATATACTTAGCCATAGTTATATCAGCTTATCTGTACGATTATCTAAGAACTTTACTTGTTTTCTACTTCCTTCAGGAAATTGCATACGATGCAGGTCTTTACCAGAATGAAAATGAAGTAGGGGAACAACACGCAGTTTCGATTGTAATATGGGGCGTAATTTTATTTCACAATCATCGATAGGGAGTTTGGTATGTAAATGCAGTTTTAGCTCATCAGTTCCTAGCTCATTGGTAAACACCTCAACAATATAATCATCAATGAAAGGTATATTATTCAATATATCGAAAACCGCAGGCGGATAAAGAGTAGTTCCCTTGTATTTGATCATTTGCTGTTTACGCCCAAGTACCGGAGATAATCTTTTGGTAGTACGTCCACAACTACATTTACTGTCATAATAAGCACAAATGTCTCCTGTTCTATATCTTATTAGAGGCATGCCTTCTACTCCAAGAGTTGTAATAGTTACTTCTCCATAGCTACCGGGCTTTACAGGTTGGTCATGATTGTCTAATACTTCCAGAATGATCAAGTCAGGTATCTGATGCCCTCCCATTCCCGCACTACATTCTGTAAATGCCGTCTGCATTTCAGTAGAGGCATAAGTGCCGTATAGTTGAATAGGCCATGCCTCTTGTATTTTCTGTCCTAATGGATTTAGTTCAAAGTCTGCTTGGCGCAAGCTTTCGCCAATACACACTGCTTTTTTTACAGGTGTATTAGATAAGTCTATTTGGTGCTCATGAGCATATTCTATGAGTTTTAGTAGAAATGATGGTACCGATACAATACTATTGGATTGTAGTCTGTCAATAGTATTCCACTGTAGGTTTGGAAGTCCTGGTCCTGTTCTTACTATCGCAGCACCAAGTTTCCTTATGCCTTGATAATAAGCGATGCCTGCCATAAATTGCCTATCCAGTGTTAGCATTAGCTGATAGGTGTCTTCCGGCTTACCATCGGCACACATGAACGATTGCTCTTCATTATATGCAAGGCGTTTGAGGTCGTTATCGGTTAGCGCTATAGTCACAGGTTTGCCTAAGGTGCCTGAGGTAGCAGTATATTCTTTTATCTGGTTGCTCTGCACACAAAGAAATTCCCAGTTGTGCAGCTGCATATCTTCCTTAGTTGTTGTTGGTAAGAAGGATATATCCTTTATAGAATGAATATTCTTAATGTCAATGTTATCCTCTTTAAACTTCCTTTGATAAAAAGCAGAGTTCTTTTGCACATATTCCAGCAGCTTTTTCAGCTCTGTAAATTGAAACGCTTCTTGCTCTTGTAGGCTTTTGTAGGCTAATTGTGGGTTGTATTCCAAATTTCTATTATTTAATGCCTCAAAAATAGAGGCTTATTAAAAGACTATGGCAATATATTCAAATCTTATTTTTAATTTTTGGAATTGCTGACATATCTTTGCACATGGCTGCAAAATCCAAATTCTACGGAGAAGGGCTAACCTTCGACGATGTACTATTAGTTCCGGCTTATTCAGAAGTTCTCCCAAGAGAGGTAAGCCTTGTTACGCAACTTACAAAAGATATTCAATTGAACCTGCCTATGGTGTCCGCCGCTATGGATACTGTGACAGAAGCTCCGTTGGCTATTGCACTTGCCAGAGAGGGTGGTATAGGCATGTTGCACAAAAATATGTCTACTGAACGTCAAGCTGAGCAGGTAAGAAAGGTGAAACGTAGTGAGAGTGGGTTGATAGTTGACCCCATTACACTTATGCCAGATGCTACTGTTGCAGATGCGATTAAATTGATGCGTGAGAATAAGATAGGTGGTATTCCGATAGTGGATGCCAATAATGTGTTACAAGGTATTCTTACCAATAGAGATCTGCGTTTTGAAAAGAATATGCGCAAAAAGGTAAGTGAGGTTATGACCAGTGAGAACCTGATAACCGCATCTACAGGTACTAGCATGTCCAAAGCTCAGGGCATATTAGAAAAACATAAGATAGAAAAGCTACCTATTGTTAGTAAGAAAGGAGAGTTGATAGGTTTGATCACTTTTAGAGATATCCTTCATTTGAAGAGCCACCCCAATGCTACAAAAGATAGTATGGGAAGACTTCTAGTAGGCGCAGCTGTAGGTATTACCGCCGATACTTTGGAAAGGATCGAAGCATTAGTAGCAGCGGGTGTTGATGTGATTACCATGGATAGTGCTCACGGTCATTCAAAAGGAGTGATCGATATGGTAGCTACGGTTAAAAAATCATTTAAAAAATTACCGGTTATTGCTGGTAATATAGCTACGGCGGCAGGGGCAAAAGCCTTAGCAGAAGCTGGTGCTGATGCAGTGAAAGTAGGTGTAGGGCCAGGTTCTATTTGTACCACAAGGGTAGTGACGGGAGCAGGTGCGCCACAGTTGACCGCTGTTATGGAGGCGGCAGCTGCATTGAAAAGAAAAGGTATACCTGTAATAGCAGATGGAGGTATCAGATATACTGGTGATATGGTGAAGGCGATAGCTGCCGGTGCATCTACTATTATGGCTGGTTCTATATTCGCTGGTACTGAAGAGAGTCCTGGTGAAACAATCATATACGAAGGACGTAAGTTTAAATCGTATAGAGGTATGGGGTCTGTAGAGGCGATGCAAGAAGGCTCTAAGGATCGTTATTTCCAAGATATGGAAGCGGACGTTAAGAAACTTGTTCCGGAAGGAATCGTTGGTCGTGTGCCTTATAAAGGTACTCTTGATGAAATTGTACAGCAATTCATTGGAGGTCTTAGAGCAGGTATGGGATATTGTGGTGCTAAGGATATTAAGACAATGCAAAACGAGGCACAGTTTGTACGTATTACATCAGCTAGTATGGCAGAAAGCCATCCGCATGATATAGTAATTACCAAAGAAGCGCCAAACTATAGCAGATAAGAAAATTGATATAAGTTCTATAAAAAGAAAAGGCATCACTATCTGTGATGCCTTTTTTAATAAGTCATATTATCGTTTACTCTTCACCTTCAAATTCTGTAGAAAGCGGAGAATTGGTAATAATGCTATAAATATGGTCTACCTGATGGTAGATACGACTGTTATATTTATTGCCAAGTACTATTACAGTAAAGTTGTCTTTTATATTTCTATGAAAGACAGTGTTGTTACCATGCCACCAGCCATTGTGAAAGATGATCTTATCTCCATCGGGGTAGCATAGCATTCTCCAACCTAGTCCATAGTTTTTAATGCCTGGAGTTTCAAATGAGCACGGACCATATGCCAGTTCTATGGTCTCATTATTAAGTAATGTGCTATCATAGAACGATTGGTCCCATAAATACATATCTCTTACTGTGCTATAAATACCTTTGTCACCTGTTACGCCATCTGCAAACATATCTTTATATGGTGTCCAGTTGGCTCTATAGCTCATAGTAGCATTTCTTGGAAGCCCCCATTTAGGGTCGTATACAAAAGTACTTTCCATACCTAAAGGCTTGAATATGTACTGTTGCATAAAGTCTTTGTAGGTCATTTCGGTAACTTCCTCTATGATACGACTGAGTACGGCGTAGTTACTGTTGCTGTATTTAAACCTTGTCCCAGGTTTGAAGTATAAGCTTGGTTTATATTTAGCAAAAAGAGTTACGATATCTTCATTGCTAAGAGGTTCTAGTAAGTTCTTTTTGTACCTAGGCACCCATTTGATATAATCGTTTAATCCTGCTCTGTGGTTAAGAAGCATTTTGACCGTTATATTGTCGTAAGGGAATGTAGGTAAATAGTAGTTTACCTTTTTATTAATGTCTAGGTACTTATGTTGGTGTAAGAAAAGTATAGCTGTTGCTGTAAATGTCTTGGTTGTAGATGCTAGTTGCGACGCACTGTTAGGGGTCAATTTTGTTTTTAGCTTCTTATCTGCATACCCAAAATAACGTTCGTATAGTATTTTCCCTTGGTAGCCTATAAGTACACTGCCATTAAAGCCATACGCTACTTGAACTTTGTAGAAAGAGTCAAGTTTATGGATCAAGGTTTGATATTCTGCCGACGATGTGTCGTCATAAGATAATTGTACAGAACCGAACTTTTTGCTATCATCCCCGTATGGATGAGCAAAAGCTGTGTTTTGTAACAGTAGTAAAGTGGTAATTAATACTGTAATGGAAGTAAAAAATGAATAGGTTAGTCTACGCATAGCTGATAAAAGCAACAATACTATAAAAACATTTTTTCTAGAGAGATGGGCTTTGGTTTAACTGAATTTTAACAAAGTTAATAGCATCATCCATGAATTCATAATAGCACTGTGCAATTTGATAATAATGGGCTATGAATATATTATAGGCCTCTTGTTGGTTGGGCATGTATTGGGCCCTGTGCTTTAAGCCTCTTAATGCTTTGTCCATGCCTTTAAGATTTCTGTAGTTATATAGCCAGTTGTTTTCTTGCATGTGTGGAAACATATTGGCAAAAACTTTAGGGAAATGAGCAGATAAACTGAACAGGTTTTGATAAGTCTCTTTAGAGAATGTCATTAGATCTTCATCAGATAAAAAGTGTTTGGGATCGTTGGCTAAAAAATGGTCATAGAGTATATCTACAATGGCACCTGAATATAACCCATACGTAGACCTAAACCATACTTTAGCTCTTAATGATGCAGGATGCTTATCAGCAAATTCATCTATTGCTCGGTGTAATAGTATTCCTTGTTGTATTTTTTCAGGGTATTTAGTTAAAGCTATCTTGCCTTTAACAAAATCACCGATCATATTTCCTGTTAGTATCTCTGCGTCTCCGAAGGATAAGAATGCGTGCCCCAAAAAATTCATAGTACTAAACTACTATAACTGTATAATTCTACTTACTTTTTGCGCTAGTATTTCTAAGTCGTAGTTAATTGCTTTTAATTCTACGTACAGTTTGTCTAAATATATTTCTTGTTGATTATTGAGTGATATTGTACTGAAACTGCTAGGTTGTTCTGTATTAGGTTGGTATTGCGTAGCTATTTGGGAAAGTAAAGCCTCGTTTTTATTAAAAAGCTGTAGGCAGTTTGTAATTAATTCTTTTTGAGTTTCAGTTAGTTCACCGGTATTGCTATCAGTTGTTTCCAGTTGGATGTTATTAAGCTCTCGGGTGATTCTTATGTTATGCATCACAACATAGTAGAATATCTTATAAGGCTTTTTTCTGAAGCTTGGCTCTTGTATATATCTACTTATCGAGTCAAAAGTGTTACTATTTCCTGTCTCTCCTTTACGTTTATACAGAGTCCAGCTTTGTTTGTCCTTTATATTATAAAAAGTAGATAAAAAGTAATCATGATTGCTTCTTATCGCATTAACTAATAATAAAGGTATTGCCTTTTGGTCTTTATGTGGTAGGAGCACATAGCCAGCTATAATAGCAAGCCCAGCTCCCGCAGTTGTAGCTAAGGCTCTGGTGATGATAAGCTGATTGTCAATTGTATCACTAATATTAAATAAGAGTACCAGACCTAAAGTTAGGAAGAAAACGGAGATGGCATAGTTTTTCTGGAGGTAAATGATCATAGGAACGGTGCTTAAAAAGAGCAGTGTTTCTTTTATGAAAAGACTAGCGGGTAAATAAAGTAATAGCCCGCCTGCTAGACCTCCTAGTATTGTACCAATAATTCTGTCTCTAGCCTTTTTTACCGTTGCGCCTATATATGTTTGGCTAACTATCATGAGTGTGAATGGGATCCAATATCCATGATCTATATCAAACCATTTGTAAATAAACATGGCTAGTGTTGCAGCAATGGCTGCTCTAAGCGCATAGCGAATAGTAAATGTGTTGAAGTTGAATAATGCTCTTATTCCTTGTGTCCAGTATTTGGGGTGTAGTATAAGGAGTGTTTTTAAAACAGGATATGTTTTTAACACTATAGAGTCGTCAGATAATTCATTAATAGTATTAGTAGCATGCTGAAGTAATCTTGTGCTGCGTTCAGATAGATGTATAAAACGTTCAATAGCACCTTTGTCTTCTTCTGGTAGCTTTGTTTGTTTAATGATCTCTGTTAATTTATCGATCCTATTGATACGGGATAAGATAATTAGTTCTTCTTCTTGTTTTAAAGAGGCTGTATAAACGACGAGTCGTTCTAAGGTTTGTAGTTGCGCTCTAAGTATGGTGTATATTTTTATCCTAAGGCTATCGTCCATACCCTTGATGCTAAGCGTTGATAGCTCTTCTCCCATAGCTTGTATATGACTGCCGGTTATTGCAGCAGTTTTTCTTAGTTGGGCTAACTGGTGTTCTTTGCCGTCTTGGGATGTAGTTTGGTGCGCAGATTTTTCAAAAAAAACAAGACTACTATCTATGGCTTTTCTTAGTTCTACTTCTTTTAAATAAATATCATGGTCACTACTTCTTACATCTATTCCTTCCCAGCCTTTTGAAATAGCTTGGGTTAGTTGAGCAACAGATTTCCAAATGACGGCTATAGTACGTCGGTATGGTTGGGCTGCAGGTATTAGTATAGAAGCTAACATGCCTATTGCTGCGTTCAAGCTACTGCCTATTACAGCATAATACAGTCGGTCGTACAATCCAGCACTTTCATTATGAGGGTAAGCATTATTGAATATATAAATGATATAGACACACAATGCTAACCCACTTCCTCTTTCTCCCAAGTTTTTAAATAAGCCTGATAAAAAGCCTACACCTAGCATTAATAGAACACTTAGCCAAATACTATTGCTGCTGGCAACACCTACATACGTAAAGAAGGGGATGAGTATGATACCACCCAGTAAGATTTTTAGCCGTTGAAAATAGTCTCCTTTTAGTTCTACCCAACAAATACATTCAGCAGAAAAAGCTATCCAACTTGCAGCTTCTACATGCCCGGTATAGATGCCCCATATAATAGGTAGTACGGTAACTAAGGCCATACGGATACCCCAACTAAAAAGCGGTTCAATAGCTTCTTGCTGTATGAGGTTATTTATTTGCCTATAAGGTTTTATAAAGCGCAAGGCTGTATGATTTATTGCATGGCTAACTGCTTGTCAATAAGTATTTGTAGCTGCTTTTTAGTTATTACACCCTCAAAAAACTTTTTGTATCTATTTTTCGGGTATTTTAATAATGTGGCAGGTATTGATCCTTGCCAGGATTGCTCGATTTTAGGGATGAACTTGTTAGCATTGGTTTCATTCAGCCATACTACTTCAAGGTCAAGCTTCTTTTTGTTGATGAATTTCTCAATTTTTTTAGGATAGGCATCAGGAAAATCGAGGCTGACCAAAATAACTTTTACAGGTTTGTTCTTATAGTGTTTTTGTAAAGCTGAAAATTCAGGAAGTTCCTTTACACAAGGGGCACACCATGTAGCCCAAAAGTTAACTACATAAAATGTATCGTTATTGCTCTTGATACGCTTGGTAAGATCCTCAGCTTTGTAAGAGGCAATATTTTGAGCTGGGGCTCCGATGCCACAAAAAAGAATAAAAACTAGTAAGGTTAACTTTCTCATATTACAGTATTGTATTGCAAAGGTAGCAAAGACTCTAGGTATCACTACATTGTCTGTAGTAAAACAATGGTTAAAATAGGTCACTTTTTAACCCTTTTGCATTAGGTTTGTTGCCAGAAAATAAGATAAATATGATGGATAAACTGGCCTTATTAAAGAAAAAGCAGGAAGAGGCAATGCTTGGTGGTGGTGAGAAGCGTATTGCTAGCCAACATAAAAAAGGAAAGTTAACAGCAAGAGAACGTATTCAACTGTTATTAGATGAGGGTTCTTTTGAAGAAATAGGCATGCTGGTAACACATAGAAGTGTTGATTTTGGCATGGATAAAGAAGTCTATCTTGGTGATGGTGTTGTAACAGGTTATGGCACAGTGAATGGTAGACTGGTATATGTGTACTCTCAAGATTTTACCGTGTTTGGTGGTAGCCTTTCTGAAACACATGCTGAGAAGATCTGTAAAATAATGGATCTAGCAACTGATAATGGTGCTCCGCTTATAGGACTTAACGATAGTGGTGGCGCCAGAATACAAGAAGGTGTAGTGTCGCTTGGTGGTTATGCTGATATTTTTCATCGCAATGTAAAGGCCTCAGGCGTAGTGCCTCAAATATCGGCAATAATGGGGCCATGTGCGGGTGGTGCGGTTTATTCTCCTGCTATTACAGATTTTATATTAATGGTAGAGAATACCTCATATATGTTTGTTACAGGCCCGAACGTAGTAAAAACTGTAACACATGAAGAGGTGACAAGTGAGGAATTAGGTGGAGCGAGTACTCATGCGAGCAAGTCTGGCGTTACTCATTTTGCCTGTGCTAATGAGTTGGCATGTATTGAAAATATCAAACAGCTCGTTTCTTACATGCCACAAAATTGTGAGGAAGATGCTCCTGTGTATGATTATGAGTTGAGTGATGAGAAAAGAGAAGTGTTGAACAATATTGTTCCGGAGAATCCTAATCAGCCATATGATATCAAGGAGGTAATAGAAGCAGTTGCAGATGCTGATAGTTTTTTGGAAGTACATAAAAACTATGCAGAAAATATAGTAGTAGGTTTTTCGCGTATAGGTGGTAGAAGTGTAGGTGTGGTTGCTAACCAGCCTGCTAGTTTGGCGGGAGTGCTAGATATTGATGCTAGTAAAAAGGCTGCTCGCTTTGTCCGTTTCTGCGATTCCTTCAATATTCCGCTATTAGTGCTTGTTGATGTTCCTGGTTTCCTTCCAGGCACGGACCAAGAGTGGAATGGTATTATTACAAATGGTGCAAAACTATTGTATGCTCTAAGTGAAGCAACTGTGCCAAAGATCACCGTAATTACACGTAAGGCTTATGGTGGTGCTTACGATGTGATGAACTCTAAGCATATAGGTGCTGATATGAATTTTGCGTGGCCTACGGCAGAAATCGCAGTTATGGGAGCTAAAGGTGCCGCTGAAATTATATTTAAGAAAGAAATAGCAGCAGCAGACAAGCCAGAGGAAAAACTATTGGAAAAAGAGCAAGAGTATTTAGAGAAATTTGCAAACCCGTATAGAGCAGCTGCAAGAGGTTATGTAGATGAAGTAATACTACCTGAGCAAACTAGAGAGAAGCTGATAAAGGCGTATAAGATGTTGGAAAATAAAGTGGTAAGTGCACCGAAGCGTAAGCACGGTAATATACCTTTGTAATCATATTTAGCAATTATTGTATTAAAGTACGGCTAATTAAGCCGTACTTTTGTTTTTGTATCATGTTCAAAAGTCTATTCAACAGATTTTCTAACTGGTTATTATACACTAGTGTTTTTGCTGCTTTTTGTGCTACAGGGTTAAGCATTGCTACAGAGCAGGTACTCATAGGTGGAGGGTGGTCTTTCTTTACACCATTACACACGCTTGTTTTTTGCAGTACCCTTTTAGTCTACAATACACATTATATAATTAAAAAAACAGACCCTAAAGTATCGGATAGGTTTTGCTGGTCTACAGAAAATAGAATTTGGCATTTATTATTTTTAGGGGTGGGGGCTATTGGCTGTGGTATTAGTGTTCTGTTCCTTTCTAGAGAAATATTATTAGCCTGTATGGTTTTGGGAGCATTATCTTTTGCCTATTCTATTCCATTATTGCCATTCAAAAATAAAAAGAGAATAAAGGACTTTGGTTGGGTAAAGATATTGGTGCTAACTACGGTTTGGACCATTGTAACTGCAGTGCTGCCTATGTTATATCATGGGTATGAGCCGTCAGCCTATATTTTTGAATTGGTCATTAGGTTCACTTTCATGTTTACGCTTTGTGCGGCTTTCGACATCAGAGATATGCAAACAGATATGGATGAAGGCATTGCGACGTTGCCCAACCTCATAGGGGTAAAGGGGACTTATGGGGTAATGAGTGTTTCCATGCTTGCATTTTTAGGGATGGCTGTGGTAAGGTATACACTCAATGGAGATAGAGGATTGCTTATAGCTGAATTAACTGTGGCATTATTTACAAAGCTGGTTGTAGACTATGCTAAGAAATATCCCTCGGATAGGGCTTATCTGGGCTTAGTAGATGGTATGATGCTGATTTATGCCTTTTTGGTCATACTTTGGGCATAGCTAAAATAAAACCGAAGTATATTTGCCAATTATTTATGGGACAGAAGAAATTATTCCGATTTAACGAAATTGGTAAGTTTGATAACGTATTGCAGTACCCTGAAGGAATGAAGGGAAAGTGGAACGAGTTTTTCGGTAACGACAATCCGATCACTTTAGAGTTGGCTTGTGGTAAGGGTGAATATAGTGTTGGTTTAGGAAGAGAAAACAAGGACAAGAATTATATTGGTGTAGACATAAAAGGTAATAGGATGTATATGGGGGCTAAAATAGCACTCAGAGATGGCCTTAACAATATCGCCTTTTTACGCACACATATATTGCAGATTCATGAGTACTTTGAAGCAGGAGAGGTAGAAGGTATTTGGATCATCTTTCCCGACCCGTTTTTAAGAGATTCTAAGGATAAAAATAGATTGACACATCCTCGTTTCTTGTATCGATACCAACAGATACTAAAACCGGGAGCGCTTATTAATCTAAAGACAGACTCAAAGGAGTTGTTTGACTATACGCTAGAAGTAATTGAAGAGACAGGTTGCGAAATAGAGACCTGTATAACAGATATATATGGTAAGGGTAAGGGGACTGGTCCTTTAGCGATCAAAACTTTTTACGAACAAATGCACCTTGCAAACGGTCGGTTAATTAATTATGTCTCCTTCAGGTTGCCCGAAAAACCAATAGAGATAGAAGAAAGGTTTAAAAAACATGAGTCAATTAAAAGAGGGAGTTGATTATTATACTTTAGATGATGGGCGACTCGTTTTTACAAGTAACTATCATTTGAAAAGAGGGTATTGTTGTAGTAGAGGCTGCAAGCATTGTCCTTATGATTATGAAAACGTTCCTGCGGTAAAAAGAGCAAGACTGCTAAAGGAAAGACAGCATAATGAGCAACAACAAGACCGATAAAAGTGACCTGTATACCGCAATTTATGATGTGGTTAAAGCAGTGCCTAAAGGAAGAGTGACTACCTATGGCGCTGTAGCAGCAGCAATAGGCGCGAAGTCAGGTGCCCGAATGGTAGGGTATGCCTTGAATCACTGTAACGGATTGAAACCCAAGGTACCTGCTCATAGAGTAGTGAATAGAAATGGTATGCTGTCTGGGAAACATCATTTTAATCCTCCTGAATTGATGCAGCAGTTGCTGGAAAAAGAAGGCGTTAAAGTAGTTGATGATAAAATAGAGTCATTCGTAGAATTATTTTGGGATCCTATTATAGAATTGTTAAGGTAATAGGCATATTGTGCTGCAATTGCTATTTTTAGTACAGTTTATATAATGGGTAGGTATTCGAAAAGATATTTTGAGTTAACAATAGCCTCGTTGCTGTTTTGTTCTATTGCTTTGTTTGCATGCAAGGAAAGAACATCTTCTTTTAAAACTAGTAATCCAGTTCCCGTAGTTTCTAACAGTACTTTACAGAAGTTGCTAAATGGCAGTGGTCAACAAGTCGATTCACTAGACTTATTTAATGTTTCAAAAGCACTAAGGGAGGTATATGCTAATACATCGTTTAAGCCATTATGGGTTAAACAAGATGACGCATTTCGTAGTATAGTAAGTCTATTATCGGATATGGAGGCACTATCAGATGATGGTCTTAATGTAGAAAACTATAAGCATAAAGAAATAAGAAGAACTTTTGAAAAAGCGAGAATAGGCAAACTTAGTGAGGAGGAGTTAGCAGTTTTTGATACTACATGTACATATTATTATTTGCAAGCATCACGCGATCTATTATTGGGTCGTTTAGACGTTAGGAGTGTAGATACGGAATGGTTTCATAGAAATGATACTCTTTGGTTAGCAAATGGTTTCCTTTATGATAGTTTATATACAGCGAATGTTTATCCTGAACTTTCCTTATACAAAAGTAAGCTTACTGCATATAGCAGGTTGAAAAAAGAACGTAAAAAGTATACTTCTTTAGAAGAGGACTTGGCTTACAAAGCTGTGAGAAAAGGAGGTGCATTGCAGTTAAAAGATGATGAAGATAAACCAATACTCCATCCCGAGACAATAGCTGATGAAGGAGAAGTTAAAAGGATTATAGCAAAGTATTATAGTGTAGCATTACCTGAAATTGATGATAGTATTGTGTCTTATCAGCTGTCTATTAAAGATAGCCTGATTAGCAAGATAGATGTGAATCTCGAACGGTTGAGATGGTTGCCACAGCAGCTTGAGAATGTTTACTTGATAGTGAACGTGCCAGCAATGGACTTGTTTTTGAACATTGACAATAAGGATACAATGCACATGCGGGTGGTGGTAGGAAAGAAGTCTAGACCAACACCAGCCATGAATGCCGATATGGTAAATATTGTTTTCAACCCTACATGGACAGTGCCTCCAGGGATAATGAAAAAGGATATTATACCAGGTATGAATAAAAAGGGTAGTGCTTATTTAGAAAAGAAAGGACTTGCTATTTATACACATAGTGGAAAGCCTCTAAATCCTGATTCGGTAAATGTAACCAGAGCTAATTTTAAGAATTATGTGTTTAGACAGCCTTCTGGCTACAAAAATGCTTTAGGAAGAGTGAAGTTTAACTTGCCTAATAAACATAGCATCTATTTACATGATACACCTTCTCGAAGCGATTTCAAGAAGAAGAATAGAACAAAAAGTTCTGGTTGTGTCAGAGTACAGCATCCGAGAGATATGGCAGGTTATATTTTAACGAAGATCAACAAAGAAGAAAATAGTAAACGGTTTGTAGATTCCCTTATTAATAAGAATAAGATGGTATTCGTTCCGTTACAAAAACGAATACCTGTTCATATTTTATACCTAACAGCTACGGAAGATAGTGCTAAGCAACACATAGTTTATTGGGATGATGTCTATAACAAAGATGAGGCTATAGCGTTACAATTAAAATAATGGGAAATGAAAACGGTTGACGTATTTTATAATACGTTTCATTTCACGGCCATAGTTGTACTTAATGACGGTATCTCTATGCTGTAATGCAAAGTCTAATGGATTAAATTGTGG
Protein-coding sequences here:
- a CDS encoding AMP-binding protein, with the translated sequence MEYNPQLAYKSLQEQEAFQFTELKKLLEYVQKNSAFYQRKFKEDNIDIKNIHSIKDISFLPTTTKEDMQLHNWEFLCVQSNQIKEYTATSGTLGKPVTIALTDNDLKRLAYNEEQSFMCADGKPEDTYQLMLTLDRQFMAGIAYYQGIRKLGAAIVRTGPGLPNLQWNTIDRLQSNSIVSVPSFLLKLIEYAHEHQIDLSNTPVKKAVCIGESLRQADFELNPLGQKIQEAWPIQLYGTYASTEMQTAFTECSAGMGGHQIPDLIILEVLDNHDQPVKPGSYGEVTITTLGVEGMPLIRYRTGDICAYYDSKCSCGRTTKRLSPVLGRKQQMIKYKGTTLYPPAVFDILNNIPFIDDYIVEVFTNELGTDELKLHLHTKLPIDDCEIKLRPILQSKLRVVPLLHFHSGKDLHRMQFPEGSRKQVKFLDNRTDKLI
- the guaB gene encoding IMP dehydrogenase; its protein translation is MAAKSKFYGEGLTFDDVLLVPAYSEVLPREVSLVTQLTKDIQLNLPMVSAAMDTVTEAPLAIALAREGGIGMLHKNMSTERQAEQVRKVKRSESGLIVDPITLMPDATVADAIKLMRENKIGGIPIVDANNVLQGILTNRDLRFEKNMRKKVSEVMTSENLITASTGTSMSKAQGILEKHKIEKLPIVSKKGELIGLITFRDILHLKSHPNATKDSMGRLLVGAAVGITADTLERIEALVAAGVDVITMDSAHGHSKGVIDMVATVKKSFKKLPVIAGNIATAAGAKALAEAGADAVKVGVGPGSICTTRVVTGAGAPQLTAVMEAAAALKRKGIPVIADGGIRYTGDMVKAIAAGASTIMAGSIFAGTEESPGETIIYEGRKFKSYRGMGSVEAMQEGSKDRYFQDMEADVKKLVPEGIVGRVPYKGTLDEIVQQFIGGLRAGMGYCGAKDIKTMQNEAQFVRITSASMAESHPHDIVITKEAPNYSR
- a CDS encoding serine hydrolase domain-containing protein, with the translated sequence MRRLTYSFFTSITVLITTLLLLQNTAFAHPYGDDSKKFGSVQLSYDDTSSAEYQTLIHKLDSFYKVQVAYGFNGSVLIGYQGKILYERYFGYADKKLKTKLTPNSASQLASTTKTFTATAILFLHQHKYLDINKKVNYYLPTFPYDNITVKMLLNHRAGLNDYIKWVPRYKKNLLEPLSNEDIVTLFAKYKPSLYFKPGTRFKYSNSNYAVLSRIIEEVTEMTYKDFMQQYIFKPLGMESTFVYDPKWGLPRNATMSYRANWTPYKDMFADGVTGDKGIYSTVRDMYLWDQSFYDSTLLNNETIELAYGPCSFETPGIKNYGLGWRMLCYPDGDKIIFHNGWWHGNNTVFHRNIKDNFTVIVLGNKYNSRIYHQVDHIYSIITNSPLSTEFEGEE
- a CDS encoding ACP phosphodiesterase, with amino-acid sequence MNFLGHAFLSFGDAEILTGNMIGDFVKGKIALTKYPEKIQQGILLHRAIDEFADKHPASLRAKVWFRSTYGLYSGAIVDILYDHFLANDPKHFLSDEDLMTFSKETYQNLFSLSAHFPKVFANMFPHMQENNWLYNYRNLKGMDKALRGLKHRAQYMPNQQEAYNIFIAHYYQIAQCYYEFMDDAINFVKIQLNQSPSL
- a CDS encoding FUSC family protein — its product is MRFIKPYRQINNLIQQEAIEPLFSWGIRMALVTVLPIIWGIYTGHVEAASWIAFSAECICWVELKGDYFQRLKILLGGIILIPFFTYVGVASSNSIWLSVLLMLGVGFLSGLFKNLGERGSGLALCVYIIYIFNNAYPHNESAGLYDRLYYAVIGSSLNAAIGMLASILIPAAQPYRRTIAVIWKSVAQLTQAISKGWEGIDVRSSDHDIYLKEVELRKAIDSSLVFFEKSAHQTTSQDGKEHQLAQLRKTAAITGSHIQAMGEELSTLSIKGMDDSLRIKIYTILRAQLQTLERLVVYTASLKQEEELIILSRINRIDKLTEIIKQTKLPEEDKGAIERFIHLSERSTRLLQHATNTINELSDDSIVLKTYPVLKTLLILHPKYWTQGIRALFNFNTFTIRYALRAAIAATLAMFIYKWFDIDHGYWIPFTLMIVSQTYIGATVKKARDRIIGTILGGLAGGLLLYLPASLFIKETLLFLSTVPMIIYLQKNYAISVFFLTLGLVLLFNISDTIDNQLIITRALATTAGAGLAIIAGYVLLPHKDQKAIPLLLVNAIRSNHDYFLSTFYNIKDKQSWTLYKRKGETGNSNTFDSISRYIQEPSFRKKPYKIFYYVVMHNIRITRELNNIQLETTDSNTGELTETQKELITNCLQLFNKNEALLSQIATQYQPNTEQPSSFSTISLNNQQEIYLDKLYVELKAINYDLEILAQKVSRIIQL
- a CDS encoding TlpA family protein disulfide reductase → MRKLTLLVFILFCGIGAPAQNIASYKAEDLTKRIKSNNDTFYVVNFWATWCAPCVKELPEFSALQKHYKNKPVKVILVSLDFPDAYPKKIEKFINKKKLDLEVVWLNETNANKFIPKIEQSWQGSIPATLLKYPKNRYKKFFEGVITKKQLQILIDKQLAMQ